The DNA window tgtttggtttgtttttctcAATATTTCGCACCCAATTTCCCGGTATGGTAGACCCTAGTTTTTTGCATGCTGAGAAATATGATGTTGAACTTATATGCTCCAACTATTATAACAGTGGCCTTCATCTGCCTTTGTAACGCTATCCGACCTTTCCGGCATCGGAAGATTGTGGCAAAAGCAAATACAGGTTCGCAGATTATTTGCAGTCGTTCAAACTCTTCAGTTACAGCAACCGGAGCTGTAAAAGGTGGGTGTGCATTTTGTTTTCCTTTTCCCACTACTAACGGGTTCATCTGAATTAGTTCCCATCATCAGTTTGTTAGGCACGGCTTACATTGGTACACAATACAAGCGACTTTCTTCGGAGTGCCCGTAACCAACCTGGCATCTATACACAGGTATCCACTCTTGTTTTTCTTTAGCATCGATCAAATTTATTATGATGGTTTGCGAATTTTATCGCTGCGATCAAGATCAAGTTTTCTTTTCCGTTGTGTTCAGGTTGATGATTGATGGTGTTTCACTTTTCATCATTCTGTGATTGTTGCATCATAACTTCGTGTGGACACAGAGAATATAGGCTTCCATCTTCGAAGAAATTAGTTTAAAATATTTGTGGAATCACTTCAACGAGAAAACGgcaaaacactagcgccgccatacCAGGACAACCCAAACTAAAGTTGTAACTACGACGGTCATTATGAtcgttgattttttatgagaatatAAACACGTTCTTGTTTGACACTTCCGGTCTTGGTTGGCTATGGTTTTGCCACATGGGTTAGCATCTTTGACAGCTCGCTTTATTTGGGTCTTTGTTTATGTTAAGTCCTAAGACTTTTCCTATTCGTACAAGTAGTTTGTGACTGATTCCGCGTGTATTAATTCTTCTATTAGACTGATCTTTTTTCCATAGCCAATTCCAAATCCGGCTTAATGTCGTCAAGTTTAGCTGCGTGAGACTTGATTGATGTTCAATCCGCGCAGCTATTGTAAGCGTGTATTTACGCGACGGCGTCAATGCGATCAGTTGGATCATCGAACGGTGATCGAACTCAACCGGAATATATGCAAACGATCTTCCCCATCCCTGCTCATCGTGACGTTCGGTTGGATCTAATATGTGACATGCATTCATTATTCATGTGACCTATTTAAAGCTCATTAGCAGGCAGCCCGCTGGTTAGACCGGCTCGGATATATCCGCGGGTGACGCATTCCTAGTTTACCGAGCGAATAACAGGCGAGTGGGTAATATACACCACTCAGACAATACTCGCCAAACTTTCGATGAAAAATGTGACAGTATTTGGTTGTTCCTTTTTGAGGTTAGAAACAAATTGAGCATGTGACCATGTCTTTTCATTTCTGTGCTGGAGAGTTTGTTTTATGAACTGATATGAAATaagtttttgcttaataaaggtcatttcaaaaaatatattaaatacagTTCACTGTAAATTTTGGAATCTTATTAAACATCCTAAAAAGGACCTTGCGGTTATCCTTTATATTTCCTAACCGCAATGGAGCTTTGCTTGGCTCTTTTCCGGCTTCGCAAATTCTCATGAATTGCTATCCGATTGATGCCTTCTTCACCGAACTCTTCGGGGACACTGCAATTGAAATCGCCTATCATCGAGGGCCCTTCGATCTGGTGTTTCTCGCTAGTAAACAAAAACGAAATTACGTATACTTTTGGTTCAGCTTCGATCCTATCCCAAAACATGTCCCTTACTCACATAATAGATCTCAACCGATGATTGTCCTCTGTCAGCAGATCCAACATATCTCTCAGCTTTGCACGAGCCACCCGGTATTTGTTCAGTTTGCGTTCAAGTCGGTCTATGGCGATTTGCTGTCTACCGTGTTCCGAACTTGGCTCCACCGATCCATCGGGTAACTCTCCCGGAGTTATTAACTCTTCGTCAatctgtttacatttttattaataaTTCATTAACTAAAAtaactgaataaaaatatgccaACCTCTTTGAAATCGGTATCAAAATGATTTTGCAGCTTCCGAAGAGTTTCGTTTTCTTCTCGCAATCTTGTGAGTTCCGCGGTAAGTTGTAAAATTTTGCTATTCAATTCTTCGGTATCCTTCGCTTCGGTCAGTCGTTTTTTCAGCTCTTCATTCTCCAGCTCACGACTTTCTAGCGCCGAGCACAGTCTAAACAGCTCGACTCGAACGTCAACCATAAATCCTTCCAGCTCCCTGATCCGGTCATCTCGCTGCTCAAGCGCAGTCTGACTCCAAGCAATGGATCGTTTCAGTTCCAAATTTTCTATTTCTAGTTCATATAGTTTCTGAACAGTCTTCTCGAGCTCTTTTTGCATTTCTTTTCTCTTAACACCTTCACAGTCTAAATCTTTCGGAATCAATTCGTTAAATGCCGTGTTCTTTGGTTGATCCTCGCTTCTCTGTTGCACAAAAGTTGTCTGTCTCGACAGTTCACTAGGAACCAGCGCTGGAGGATGCTCATCTTCTAGCTGGGGAAGACACTCAACGTCATCCGGGGCTCCCCCACTGCCGTTCGACACAAGTGATTTCTTAGCCCGCAAATAAGCTGGACGATATCCGGGTATACGGCTTGGTTGATTCGGAATCAGCTTCTTTGGCTCCACGGCTACACTGGAGGTCCATGGACGGCGTGGCAGCTGCTGCTGAGTCGAGCTTTGGCAGCAGTGACCGGCACTTTTCGGACGCTCGGTTTGTTTCTGATGGAAGCGAACGGTATCGGTATCGTTGGTTGGTAAACTATTAGGGTATAAACGCACCTGATTAGAAGAACCTCTCGAAGCTGGCCGTGAAAGAGACAGGGTCCCGTTCGGTGCGGTACGGATTGCCTTTTTGCCGATTCCTGTATCAATTTTGGAGGTTGAAGTTTTGCGAAACATGCTGTCAAGTTGATACCGATTGTAAGGCCTACTTGGATACACATAAACAGAAGCTAGCTAAATTTGGCTAAAATGCATTGTCATCGTTCAGAAATATCGCTTTGATGGAATCAAAATTGAGAACAAGAAAAATGGCAGATAGAGCGCGCTGAAATCGTAgcgctttacattgaaaacgatagttcactaaaaaaaatttctcgaaaaaaaatttttaacgaaaattggcttttttgacgatttttgttcaaaggggggagtaaatgaacatttcaaaatcgaatttgcatttttgatgccaaatgactttaaaatgcatgaaacatcgagatttgatacaatctcgaaaaaaaaatttaacgaaagttcttttttggacttttttgttcaagggagagaaaatttcaaaatcgagctggtatttttagtgccaaatgacttcaaaatgcataaagcgtcaaaatttgatgaaatctcgaaaaaaacatttttaacgaaaatttgactttttttgacgatttttgttcaaagggaggagtaaaggaaaatttcaaaatcggattcgcatttttgatgccaaatgactttaaaatgcatgaaacgtcgagatttgatgtaacctcgcaaaaaaattttttaacgaaagttcttttttggactttttttgttgaaaggagggaaaatttcaaaatcgagctggtaattttggtgccaaatgacttcaaaatgcataaagcgtcaaaatttgatgaaatctcgaacaaaaattttaacgaaaattgactttttttgacgatttttgttcaaaggggaaaatttcaaaatcgaatttgcatttttgatgccaaatgactttaaaatgcatgaaacgtcgagatttgatgtaaccttgcaattttttttaacgaaagttcttgtttgaactttttttgttcaaaggagagAAAATTTCAAATCGAGCTGGTGTTTTTGGTGCCAAAtaacttcaaaatgcataaagcgtcaaaatttgatgaaatctcgaaaaaaaaattttttaacgaaaattgacttttttgacgatttttgttcaaagggtggagtaaagaaaaatttcaaaatcgaatttgcatttttgatgccaaatgacattaaaatgcatgaaacgtcgagatttgatgtaacctcgcaaaaaaaattttaacgaaagttcttttttggcctttttttgttcgaaggagggaaaatttcaaaatcgagctggtaattTTGGttccaaatgacttcaaaatgcataaagcgtcaaaatttgatgaaatctcgaaaaaatttttttaacgaaaattggcttttttgacgatttttgttcaaagggggagtaaatgaacatttcaaaatcgaatttgcatttttgatgccaaatgactttaaaatgcatgaaacatcgagatttgatacaatctcgaaaaaaaaatttaacgaaagttcttttttggacttttttgttcaagggagagaaaatttcaaaatcgagctggtatttttagtgccaaatgacttcaaaatgcataaagcgtcaaaatttgatgaaatctcgaaaaaaacatttttaacgaaaatttgactttttttgacgatttttgttcaaagggaggagtaaaggaaaatttcaaaatcggattcgcatttttgatgccaaatgactttaaaatgcatgaaacgtcgagatttgatgtaacctcgcaaaaaaattttttaacgaaagttcttttttggactttttttgttgaaaggagggaaaatttcaaaatcgagctggtaattttggtgccaaatgacttcaaaatgcataaagcgtcaaaatttgatgaaatctcgaacaaaaattttaacgaaaattgactttttttgacgatttttgttcaaaggggaaaatttcaaaatcgaatttacatttttgatgccaaatgactttaaaatgcatgaaacgtcgagatttgatgtaaccttgcaatttttttttaacgaaagttcttgtttggactttttttgttcaaaggagagaaaatttcaaaatcgagctggtgtTTTTGGTGCCAAAtaacttcaaaatgcataaagcgtcaaaatttgatgaaatctcgaaaaaaaaaatttttaacgaaaattgacttttttgacgatttttgttcaaagggtggagtaaagaaaaatttcaaaatcgaatttgcatttttgatgccaaatgacattaaaatgcatgaaacgtcgagatttgatgtaacctcgcaaaaaaatttttaacgaaagttcttttttggcctttttttgttcgaaggagggaaaatttcaaaatcgagctggtaattTTGGttccaaatgacttcaaaatgcataaagcgtcaaaatttgatgaaatctcgaaaaaaaatttttaacgagaattgactttttttgacgttttttgttcaaagggaagaaaattttaaaatcgagctggtaaaggaaaatttcaaaatcgaatttgcatttttgatgccaaatgaccttaaaaagcatgaaacgtcgagatttgatgtaacctcgcaaaaaaaatttttaacgaaagttcttttttggcctttttttgttcaaaggagggaaaatttcaaaatcgagctggtatttttgGTGCCAAAtaacttcaaaatgcataaagcgtcaaaatttgatgaaatctcgaaaaattttttttaacgaaaattgactttttttgacgatttttgttcaaaggggggagtaaaggaaaatttcaaaatcgaatttgcatttttgatgccaaatgaccttaaaaagcatgaaacgtcgagatttgatgtaacctcgcaaaaaaaaattttaacgaaagttcttttttggcctttttttgttcaaaggagggaaaatttcaaaatcgagctggtatttttgGTGCCAAAtaacttcaaaatgcataaagcgtcaaaatttgatgaaatctcgaaaaaaaaattttaacgagaattgactttttttgacgttttttgttcaaagggaagaaaattttaaaatcgagctggtaaaggaaaatttcaaaatcgaatttgcatttttgatgccaaatgaccttaaaaagcatgaaacgtcgagatttgatgcaacctcgcaaaaaaaatttttaacgaaagttcttttttggcctttttttgttcaaaggagggaaaatttcaaaatcgagctggtatttttgGTGCCAAAtaacttcaaaatgcataaagcgtcaaaatttgatgaaatctcgaaaaaatttttttaacgagaattgactttttttgacgttttttgttcaaagggaagaaaatttcaaaatcgagctggtaaaggaaaatttcaaaatcgaatttgcatttttgatgccaaatgaccttaaaaagcatgaaacgtcgagatttgatgtaacctcgcaaaaaaaatttttaacgaaagttcttttttggcctttttttgttcgaaggagggaaaatttcaaaatcgagctggtaattTTGGttccaaatgacttcaaaatgcataaagcgtcaaaatttgatgaaatctcgaaaaaaattttttaacgaaaattgactttttttgacgatttttgttcaaaggggggagtaaaggaaaatttcaaaatcgaatttgcatttttgatgccaaatgactttaaaatgcatgaaacgtcgagatgtgatgcaatatcgaaaaaaaaaattttttaacgaaagttcttttttggactttattTTTAAGAGCTGTGACCTAGTTGGTCAATTGTTAATTAGGTCGTATAGGATTTGAACTACCAGTCTAATTGCCGTCAAGGCTTTCTTGTTATGTCCCAGAtgttacccacccatcttttcacACATGAAATAGATTTTTTATATGTATTGCCGATAAAGGTTTTTACACATTATTCGTCCCAGTTGTTAAGAAAATCGGTAGCATCCAGTCATACATCGAGTGAAGAGAGGTGACCACATTTTTGCTTTGCTATTCTCTGGCTTGTCTTTCAATTTATTGTGTCTCTCGTAGTTTTTGTCTCTTCCTTCGTATTCTTTGGGTTTTCATTTCGCGCCGGTCTCCAGCCCCTGCATAAATATTCTCCTGAAAAGACTCCGCTTATggtaaaatggatgtcgaacacaATTCGTCTTCAAAGACTAACATCCCGTTTAAAATCATATACATTGAACTCGCTTGAATCATATCAGATTTTTCATATCAAGGCTTATCCATTCTGAATATTTTTACAGAacacgcagaaatattcagccgtGACAGAGAGCGAAAGTTCGCTCAGACAGGCTCGTGATTGTGGTATtctgtctaaagcaagcaaattgGCGATAAGTCTGTTATGAACCACTACCTcgtctacatgcccgctcacaaagttgagatcgacgatgtggtcaccgattcgagttcaTTGCGTATGGATCTACTGATGCACGTGGTAGGCAATTTTAAGGGTTCCTTAGTGCTGCGAGATTTGGCAATCATATCATAATATGGTAATAAGATTTATGAAACGAGTTGATTCTAACTGGGATAATATGCAAAATCGGACAAGGCCCTTCGTATCTCAATTATGAAGGGAAAgctgaggtgcataacatcaAATTGAGTCATACCACAATATTAAATGgtcgctttttagttggactaaCGACGCCGAATCTtcctggataaagactcgccatctctgccgtttgtttaccatttatctgtcagtgtcattcaaATCGAGCAAGAAACCTGTTAATGATCGTCGTTCGAGAaagattcgaagcgattttcttcgaatgagtatttttggcagataaatggtaaacaaacgatagagttggcgagtctttatccggatggattcagcgtctttaagtTAGACCATGGACCAACTAGCggatgtccaactaaaaagcggtccagttaaaaagtgtccaacgaCTGTACTGCAGCATGGTGTGTACTAGTGTCCAATGAACCCACTAGTGATCCCGGAAACATTACACGACCATCCTACAATACGATTTGCCACCGTTAAGGAAGTTGAGTTTTTTAATAGCAAAAGATCCGCGAGATCTCTCCAGTTTGTCCAATGGCGCACTGACTCCGAAATGTTTCAATAGGAACAGGAATGATGATTCAGAACCAGCGGATCGGCGTTGAGGAACTTGCTGTCACGGAATTAACtggtaaacaaaacaaaattgcgaaaATGATCAGGAACAGTTTTTAGTTCTGCACTAGTCAAGGCCTTCTATGTGTCTGATTAAATGTCTTTGTTATGCCGTTTTGGTTTCAAtcccaaccgctgtcaattcatacattttgacgGCAGTTGGGGCTAGAACCTGATTTAGTCTCGCCttaagcaaaaacgacattacAATTGTATACCACCCAACGACTAAAACAAACGAGTGACTTCAATGCTAAATAAGAGATGAACTCGCGCCCGTACCCCACGTCCCCCTTTTACACCTTCAATCACCACACATCCGCATAACCGGCAAACCTTCCGAACCATTATTTCACGGTTGCAAACCTTCCAGAGGGGGTTGTCCGCTGCATGCCTCAGGTTCAAAACCACGACCAAAGGACCGCCCCCCTGATCGCCGCGACCGGTCCAATTTCCCCCATAAACAGTCATCAGGCGTTGCGTGGCACCGTACGTAATCCGTAATCGTTTCAGGCCTTATCGATAGCGGCATATCAGTATAGTCGGTAGGTGTCCAGTGCCCGCTTTTCAAGCGCAAGGTAATTCCAACTCCTTAACGGTACCTGCAGTTTTGCACTACATTTTAGCAAATCGAGAAATGAAATTGAGACGACCGTGGCGTAAAGGGCATTGCCACTGATCTCTTCCGATAGCTCGATTGGATTGCGGCCGGATCAGCATTTCCATAGCATTTTGGACAGTCAGCCTACCGCCCTGACTGATTACCGCATCAATCTGAGTCGGAGCCGTAGCAAGCCAGACTGAAGCTGCTGAAGTAATGATGGTTTTACGGCCCAGGTTTTATGTTGctcgtttgtttttatttttatttattttttgtgcgCTAAGTGCACATCTTATGCGGATGCGGGATCAGCTTTTTCTTCGCCCGGGTCTAGACCTGGGTTGATGTCAAACCAATACTATGTAATGCTCTTCTTACTATCACTGGCAGTATTGGTATTGGCGGGAAAAAACCGGCTAGCACTAGTTCACCACAGCTTCGGCAGTCGAAAGGGAAATTTGCAGGGATGCAGGTCGAATTGAATAACGTTAAGCCATAAATAAGCAGCCATTCATGAAAGGAAAATCGTGAATGTGTTTGCAttattattttcttgtttatttatatttttttcgtctTTTAGTAGGCGGCGGCGGCGTAGCGATGGGAACGGTTGGGGGCTTAGAGGTATGATTAGCGCCGGCAGCTGGTCGTTGTTGGACAGTGTTTTGGGAGGGGTTTCAATTCTTGATTAGTCTCGGGTGTTGATCAGATACCTTTTTATTGCAATGCTTGAATAAATGGCGATTTCCGTTCCAATTAGTTTTCGTTTATTTAAATATATACATGGTTCGGTTAGTGTGTGACAGAGAAGCCTAAATCCGGGATCATGACTCCTCTGAGGCGCCGTTTCTGAACcgactcgaatttttttttagaataaatACCCCCAGCTGAGTATGAAATGATGCCGCTCATCAAATTTAACACGTCAGTAAACGCTTCCGGGGATCACCTGCGAAGACGCAACACGGCTCCATCCAGTAGCATTTCTTCGGCGTTGAACTTTTACTTTTGCACACACATTTTTACAGACGTCGCGGTATCTCAGATATAGTTAGGTTGGCGTATCGACCAGACGGTGTACACCGCGGGGCAATCCCGGAATGAGTGCCACCCGCCCCCCGTATGATGGTTTGCTTTCTTATGCCACAACCGCATCGAAGACGGAGCCATCGAGTTGGTGGCATCGTTTCGAACAAGCGGGAAGTCTGCATCATAGCTTAACCGGTTGGGATCCAGAAGAAGCCGCGATAGGACGCGTAAGCTGCCCCCCCCCGTAAGCCGTGCGTGGTCAAGGCATTTAAGCGAACGTGTGTACTAATAATATACATGTACTTTCGC is part of the Topomyia yanbarensis strain Yona2022 chromosome 1, ASM3024719v1, whole genome shotgun sequence genome and encodes:
- the LOC131687313 gene encoding chromosome partition protein Smc-like, with the translated sequence MFRKTSTSKIDTGIGKKAIRTAPNGTLSLSRPASRGSSNQKQTERPKSAGHCCQSSTQQQLPRRPWTSSVAVEPKKLIPNQPSRIPGYRPAYLRAKKSLVSNGSGGAPDDVECLPQLEDEHPPALVPSELSRQTTFVQQRSEDQPKNTAFNELIPKDLDCEGVKRKEMQKELEKTVQKLYELEIENLELKRSIAWSQTALEQRDDRIRELEGFMVDVRVELFRLCSALESRELENEELKKRLTEAKDTEELNSKILQLTAELTRLREENETLRKLQNHFDTDFKEIDEELITPGELPDGSVEPSSEHGRQQIAIDRLERKLNKYRVARAKLRDMLDLLTEDNHRLRSIM